The following proteins are encoded in a genomic region of Candida albicans SC5314 chromosome 4, complete sequence:
- a CDS encoding uncharacterized protein (Putative ubiquitin-protein ligase; role in protein ubiquitination; Spider biofilm induced), whose amino-acid sequence MLSHFKTVFTSSSSSSSTEPKLAPKGKKVTGNHKDLIPYVKNDISITKSQLKKYSTKKQSITKVLQPMDNYYNFEKQKLEQKYSYNNSNEFYGELFNLYRKQLDECSELLELAQNNYTHSLYQHSLENRKSSNASRSNSVFSRNSLPTTTSSTEDCTSLEKEIPDHLLDPISFEMFTNPVITPSGITYEKTHILEHLKRRGKFDPITRQELTEDQLYPNLTIKEAVDAYRASSSS is encoded by the coding sequence ATGTTGTCTCATTTCAAAACTGTTTTCACTTCTTCCTCCTCGTCTTCCTCCACAGAACCAAAACTAGCTCCAAAGGGTAAAAAAGTCACGGGCAACCATAAAGATTTAATTCCATATGtgaaaaatgatatttCCATTACTAAATCACAACTCAAAAAGTATAGCACTAAAAAACAACTGATCACCAAAGTCTTACAACCAATGGACAATTATTATAACTTCGAGAAGCAAAAATTAGAACAAAAATATAGTTATAACAATCTGAATGAATTTTATGGTGAATTATTTAATCTATACAGAAAACAACTTGATGAATGTAgtgaattattagaattagctcaaaataattatacTCATTCATTATATCAACATAGTTTGGAGAATCgtaaatcatcaaatgcTTCAAGAAGTAATTCAGtattttcaagaaattcTTTACCAACCACAACTTCCTCTACTGAAGACTGCACATCacttgaaaaagaaattccaGATCATTTATTAGATCCAATATCATTTGAAATGTTTACCAATCCAGTGATTACACCAAGTGGTATAACTTATGAAAAAACTCATATTTTAGAACATTTAAAAAGACGTGGCAAATTTGATCCTATCACAAGACAAGAATTGACTGAAGATCAGTTATACCCTAATCTTACAATAAAAGAAGCAGTAGATGCATATAGAGCATCAAGTCTGTCATAA
- a CDS encoding Elongator subunit (Subunit of Elongator complex; required for modification of wobble nucleosides in tRNA in S. cerevisiae; Hap43-induced gene) has translation MGLFAEHLRETKQFGEAGVIFEYLIDLENALECYIMAKKWKQALSLVEKSADLLEKLSDTAEKLVETLTEDHKYSDAAEIEYQFLGNVEASIKLYCKQYWYDHAILLAEKSKKPELIESIVDVQINEGFGVIAELLADCKGQMNSQLKRLRELRTKKQEDPFSFYGTPDDLDTPDNVSVAASETSTTPSFFTRYTGKTAGTAKTGASRRTAKNKKREERKRAKGRKGTIYEEEYLIKSVGRLLERLDQTQSDALKLIEGLLRRHMKEQAYQIQKNWCELIDFIKENIDEIHNMSEKDRERIDDNGEIYLIDEIPKPKVSEFPKFNILDY, from the coding sequence ATGGGATTGTTTGCTGAACATTTACGTGAAACTAAACAATTTGGTGAAGCTGGTGtgatatttgaatatttgattgatttggaaaatgCATTAGAATGTTATATAATGGCCAAGAAATGGAAACAAGCATTATCATTAGTTGAGAAAAGTGCTGACCTTTTGGAGAAATTATCTGATACGGCTGAAAAATTAGTTGAAACATTAACTGAAGATCATAAATATAGTGATGCTgctgaaattgaatatcaatttttggGGAATGTTGAAGCATCtatcaaattatattgTAAACAATATTGGTATGATCATGCTATATTATTAGCtgaaaaatctaaaaaaccagaattgattgaatcaATAGTTGATGTTCAAATAAATGAAGGGTTTGGAGTGATTGCTGAATTATTAGCCGATTGTAAAGGGCAAATGAATTCACAATTGAAAAGACTTCGAGAATTAAGAACTAAAAAGCAAGAAGATCCATTTTCGTTTTATGGAACTCCTGATGATTTAGATACTCCTGATAATGTATCGGTTGCTGCTTCTGAAACATCAACCACCCCATCATTTTTCACAAGATATACTGGTAAAACTGCTGGTACGGCCAAGACAGGAGCATCTAGAAGAACTgccaaaaacaaaaagagagaagaaagaaaacgTGCCAAGGGAAGAAAAGGTACTATTTATGAAGAAGAGTATCTTATTAAATCAGTTGGTCGTTTATTAGAAAGATTAGATCAAACCCAATCAGATGCGcttaaattaattgaaggACTTTTAAGAAGACATATGAAAGAACAAGCTTATCAAATACAAAAGAATTGGTgtgaattgattgattttatcaaagaaaatatCGATGAAATTCATAATATGAGTGAAAAAGATCGTGAAAGAATCGATGATAATGGTGAAATCtatttgattgatgaaattCCAAAACCTAAAGTATCAGAATTCCctaaattcaatatattaGATTATTAA
- the RAD59 gene encoding Rad59p (Protein involved in homologous recombination and DNA breaks repair; similar to S. cerevisiae Rad59p; N-terminal similarity with Rad52p) has translation MTTSYLDTENDNDIDDNEEEEEEELANLPSTVKFFPNLSDLLDDEEYQDDDDDDGTNNNNTVINEWALRKFGTLQMKLEKMQHSRDTFQSFGSRDNLTNFSRNILYNLANEVFGFDGWSTTILDCNLTKRENKDENKYSALCVVKIRLILKDGTFREQSGQAESTNMPYKHMCYASARKKAVTDAIKNAIVGLRDLYLEYEQEQLMKQFAPEYDI, from the coding sequence ATGACAACCTCATATCTAGATACAGagaatgataatgatattgatgataatgaagaagaagaagaagaagaattggctAATCTTCCATCCACAGTGAAATTTTTCCCTAATTTATCAGATTTACTAGATGATGAGGAATAtcaagatgatgatgatgatgatggcactaacaataacaacacgGTGATTAATGAATGGGCACTTCGAAAATTTGGTACCCTTCAAatgaaattagaaaaaatgCAACATTCTAGAGATACATTCCAATCATTTGGATCACGAGATAATCTAACCAATTTTTCTCgaaatatattatataatttagCTAATGAAGtatttggatttgatgGATGGTCAACGACAATTTTGGATTGTAATTTAACCAAACGGGAAAATAAAGATGAAAACAAGTATTCTGCCCTTTGTGTAGTGAAAATACGATTAATATTGAAAGATGGTACTTTTAGAGAACAACTGGGACAAGCAGAATCTACAAATATGCCTTATAAACATATGTGTTATGCTAGTGCTCGAAAGAAAGCAGTTACTGATGCTATAAAAAATGCCATTGTGGGGTTACGTGATCTTTATCTTGAAtatgaacaagaacaattgatgaaacaaTTTGCTCCTGAATAtgatatataa